The Carassius auratus strain Wakin chromosome 27, ASM336829v1, whole genome shotgun sequence genome includes a region encoding these proteins:
- the LOC113045223 gene encoding phosphatidylinositol 4-phosphate 5-kinase type-1 gamma-like: MQDFYVVESIFFPSEGSNLTPAHHYPDFRFKTYAPVAFRYFRELFGIRPDDYLYSLCNEPLIELSNPGASGSIFYVTRDDEFILKTVMHKEAEFLQKLLPGYYMNLNQNPRTLLPKFFGLYCVQSGGKNIRIVVMNNILPRIVRMHLKFDLKGSTYKRRASKKEREKSKPTFKDLDFMQDVQDGLLLDVDTYNALLKTLQRDCLVLESFKIMDYSLLLGVHNLDQAEREQQMEGSQSSSDEKRPAAQRALYSTAMESIQGGAACGDSIDTEDTMGGIPAVSGKGERLLLFVGIIDILQSYRLVKKLEHTWKALVHDGDTVSVHRPNFYADRFFRFMSSTVFKKSSSLKVSPVKKGRVVLSGPGAAWSSSQLPLQRDEKIYDLRGACSFPVLENHGRQSCTPPSLEEATTASVATTLSSNTSISIPECSPSDTTEQPRYRRHTLSLKDAEGRTHEVVDVHEEEQQTITVQVEVKREREDEEEEEEEPDVCQKSLQ, from the exons ATGCAAGACTTCTACGTGGTGGAGAGCATTTTCTTCCCCAG TGAAGGCAGTAATCTGACGCCGGCGCATCATTATCCAGACTTCAGGTTTAAAACATACGCTCCGGTGGCTTTCCGCTACTTCAGAGAGCTCTTCGGGATTCGACCGGACGACTATCTG TACTCTCTCTGTAATGAGCCCCTGATCGAGCTCTCCAACCCCGGTGCCAGCGGCTCCATCTTCTACGTCACTCGAGACGATGAGTTCATCCTGAAGACCGTGATGCACAAAGAGGCTGAGTTCCTGCAGAAGCTGCTTCCAGGATACTACATG AACCTGAACCAGAATCCCCGAACACTGCTGCCCAAGTTCTTCGGTTTGTACTGCGTTCAGTCCGGAGGGAAGAACATCCGTATCGTGGTGATGAATAACATCCTGCCGCGCATCGTTCGCATGCATCTCAAGTTCGACCTGAAGGGCTCCACGTACAAGCGCCGCGCGTCCAAGAAAGAGCGCGAGAAGTCCAAGCCCACCTTTAAAGACCTGGACTTCATGCAGGACGTTCAGGACGGACTCCTGCTGGACGTGGACACGTATAACGCGCTGCTGAAGACGCTCCAGAGAGACTGTCTG gtgttgGAGAGTTTTAAGATCATGGACTACAGTCTGCTGTTGGGGGTTCATAATCTGGATCAGGCGGAGCGCGAGCAGCAGATGGAGGGATCTCAGAGCAGCAGCGATGAGAAGAGACCGGCCGCACAGAGAGCGCTTTACTCCACCGCCATGGAGTCCATTCAGGGAGGAGCGGCGTGTGGAGACTCCATCGACACCGAAGACAC gatGGGAGGCATTCCTGCTGTCAGTGGGAAAGGAGAGAGACTCCTGCTCTTCGTCGGCATCATAGACATCCTGCAGTCCTACAG ACTCGTAAAGAAGCTGGAACACACGTGGAAGGCTCTGGTGCATGACGGG GACACTGTTTCTGTCCACCGTCCGAACTTCTACGCTGACCGCTTCTTCAGGTTCATGAGCAGCACTGTGTTCAAGAAGAGCTCTT CGCTGAAGGTTTCTCCGGTGAAGAAGGGCCGTGTGGTGCTGAGCGGCCCCGGAGCGGCCTGGTCCTCCAGCCAGCTTCCCTTACAGAGAGACGAGAAAATCTATGATCTGAGAGGAGCGTGCAGCTTCCCCGTGCTGGAAAACCATG GTCGGCAGTCCTGCACTCCTCCGTCGCTCGAAGAAGCGACCACGGCGTCTGTGGCCACAACTCTGTCCTCCAACACCTCTATATCAATCCCAGAATGCTCTCCGTCAGACACCACAGAGCAGCCGCGCTACAG AAGACACACATTGTCTCTGAAAGACGCTGAGGGAAG GACACATGAGGTGGTGGATGTGCATGAGGAAGAGCAGCAGACCATCACTGTGCAGGTGgaggtgaagagagagagagaagatgaggaggaagaggaggaggagccaGACGTCTGCCAGAAATCACTACAGTAA